The following coding sequences lie in one Metallumcola ferriviriculae genomic window:
- a CDS encoding sigma-54-dependent Fis family transcriptional regulator yields MHLFALSENNIDRTVRNIQSAWNSMVSRNLLYREQIRPIIAESWGRCLKQGVSFEKQQAPVPMNKAMLDARRTNSAKLLEISQPVLEQLYKWNKGLGFLVALSDTEGLLLEVLGDSDVLEQASRNNFVIGADWSEEGAGTNAVGTCVTTKQPIQVLAAEHFCVGWQDWTCSCAPIRDPFTGAILGTLDISGAINSVHAHNLSLVVSSATVIEQNLRQWQLYINQRNYNLLVDKDEEGLIIVDKAGKLSTCNSHVKNLLNDVSDAGVGDFLDLPIIQEKWQHVQMGSAVVEDEIKINGHWLKVSCVPIKYGNISTGTIIIIKDGYKRKTIGFESVKEPEEFIAKVSFASLKTKADNMKEVYKLAKVASRNQAHVLLLGESGTGKEVLARVIHNEGTQRGPFIPLNCGAISKELLESELFGYVQGAFTGASKKGKKGKFELAAGGTLFLDEIGEMPLDMQVALLRVLEEKNIYPVGGEKPIPICCRIIAATQKDLFKEVNEGNFRADLFYRLNILTIDIPPLRERKSDILMLAELFLKSLQRNPEALDPKINDFFLKYSWPGNVRQLKNVLERLVYLSQGSRMKPEMLPKEVLQEYSQSPCGNSHEGEQEKDLILNALKESDYNRSKAAETLAISRSTLYRKLKKYRLS; encoded by the coding sequence ATGCATCTTTTCGCGTTGTCAGAAAACAATATTGATCGGACGGTACGCAACATACAATCAGCGTGGAATAGTATGGTCAGCAGAAATTTACTTTATAGGGAACAAATAAGACCTATAATTGCTGAGTCGTGGGGGCGCTGTCTTAAACAGGGTGTTTCCTTTGAAAAGCAACAGGCACCTGTACCGATGAACAAAGCTATGCTTGATGCACGCAGGACAAACAGCGCCAAACTGCTTGAAATATCCCAACCTGTATTGGAACAACTATATAAGTGGAATAAAGGATTAGGTTTTCTGGTGGCTCTATCGGATACGGAGGGACTTTTATTAGAAGTACTAGGCGATAGTGATGTTTTGGAACAGGCCAGCCGAAATAACTTTGTTATTGGTGCCGATTGGAGTGAGGAAGGTGCCGGAACCAATGCTGTAGGTACCTGTGTAACTACAAAGCAGCCCATTCAAGTCTTAGCAGCTGAACACTTTTGTGTCGGGTGGCAGGATTGGACATGTTCGTGTGCGCCTATTCGGGATCCCTTTACAGGGGCTATCTTGGGCACACTAGATATATCAGGAGCCATAAACAGTGTTCATGCGCATAATCTTAGTCTCGTTGTTAGCTCCGCTACAGTAATAGAACAGAACTTAAGACAGTGGCAGTTATATATAAACCAGCGAAATTACAATCTGTTGGTGGATAAGGATGAAGAAGGTTTAATAATAGTTGACAAAGCCGGGAAACTATCAACGTGTAATTCTCATGTAAAGAATTTATTAAATGATGTAAGTGATGCTGGAGTAGGGGATTTTTTGGACCTCCCCATAATCCAGGAGAAGTGGCAGCATGTGCAGATGGGATCCGCGGTAGTTGAAGATGAAATCAAAATTAACGGACATTGGCTAAAGGTGAGCTGTGTTCCAATTAAGTACGGCAATATTAGTACAGGTACCATTATTATTATTAAAGATGGCTATAAGAGAAAAACAATTGGTTTTGAAAGTGTCAAAGAACCTGAAGAATTTATAGCAAAGGTTAGTTTTGCATCCTTAAAGACCAAAGCCGATAATATGAAGGAAGTGTATAAATTAGCAAAGGTTGCGTCAAGGAACCAAGCCCATGTCCTTTTATTGGGGGAAAGTGGAACCGGTAAAGAGGTATTGGCTCGTGTCATACATAATGAGGGAACTCAACGGGGACCATTTATTCCATTAAACTGCGGTGCTATTTCAAAAGAGTTACTTGAAAGTGAACTGTTTGGTTATGTACAGGGGGCATTTACCGGTGCTTCAAAAAAAGGGAAAAAAGGTAAATTTGAATTGGCGGCGGGTGGTACTTTATTTCTAGATGAAATAGGTGAAATGCCATTAGATATGCAGGTAGCATTACTTAGAGTTTTAGAAGAAAAAAACATTTATCCTGTAGGTGGCGAAAAGCCCATTCCAATTTGCTGTAGGATAATAGCAGCAACCCAGAAGGATTTATTTAAGGAAGTAAATGAGGGGAATTTTAGAGCGGATCTGTTTTACAGATTAAATATTCTAACCATAGACATCCCTCCGTTACGGGAACGGAAATCGGATATTCTTATGCTAGCAGAACTATTTCTAAAAAGTCTTCAACGAAACCCTGAGGCATTGGATCCTAAAATAAATGATTTCTTCTTAAAATATTCTTGGCCGGGCAACGTAAGGCAGTTAAAAAATGTGCTTGAACGACTAGTCTATTTGAGTCAGGGTTCCCGGATGAAACCGGAAATGCTGCCAAAGGAAGTGCTTCAAGAGTATAGCCAATCGCCTTGTGGCAACAGTCATGAGGGGGAACAGGAAAAGGATTTAATCCTAAATGCGTTAAAAGAGTCAGATTATAATCGTAGTAAAGCAGCAGAGACACTAGCAATTTCCCGAAGTACATTATATAGAAAACTGAAAAAGTACCGTTTAAGTTAG
- a CDS encoding SLC13 family permease, which yields MGNIEFNVKPYKGPKTRRTAKILFVLAAITFLIFSPFLGAPKHMGSNGMPALALFLLSVALWGTKLIPPAITSMIVIVMSPLLGILDFKAVAGGLGNEVIWLIIAMLMMGTAMEEHSVDKRIAYNILIAARGSVRKTVVLFIVTSFVLTFFIPNAMGRVSVLLPIAIGLVKCIDSRYGNVHKLIMLTITFVPYITTISLITSAGGSIYAAGLFNSLLGFEWNYFGWMLLMLPIVFATLILFGITLVRMFPPEISIINGNLGYFYEERRKLGFISFSEIKLLVLYLMLFILWVTKGITHMSIAMSAVLVSILLFLPGINILEWKSTVKKIDWGIPFIFAAGFAIANTLERGGVIQWIFYGKRYVETLPVSGLVLVTMLGFILIRIGFTNYTAMVAAFLPVAFKLAEGASYNPIWFGMVCTIASSIGYLLPSQTVGGMTVFALGFYDMKDFFVTGFILTIIIMVVTLLAAFFYWPLMGLNVY from the coding sequence GTGGGAAATATTGAATTTAATGTTAAGCCCTATAAAGGACCAAAAACTAGAAGAACAGCAAAAATATTATTTGTGCTAGCCGCTATAACGTTTCTTATATTTTCACCCTTCCTGGGTGCACCTAAGCATATGGGAAGTAACGGAATGCCTGCATTAGCCTTATTTTTGTTGAGCGTGGCTCTATGGGGGACAAAGCTAATTCCTCCTGCAATAACTAGTATGATTGTTATTGTAATGTCTCCATTATTGGGTATTTTGGACTTCAAAGCTGTCGCTGGTGGGTTAGGGAATGAAGTGATATGGCTGATTATTGCAATGTTGATGATGGGGACAGCTATGGAGGAACATTCGGTCGATAAAAGAATTGCTTATAATATATTGATTGCTGCTAGGGGTAGTGTGAGAAAGACCGTGGTTCTCTTTATTGTTACTTCTTTTGTTTTGACATTTTTCATACCTAATGCGATGGGGCGGGTTTCTGTTCTGTTACCTATTGCCATCGGGTTGGTTAAGTGTATTGATAGTCGCTATGGCAATGTACATAAGCTTATTATGCTGACGATTACTTTTGTACCGTATATTACTACGATTAGCTTAATTACCAGTGCGGGTGGTTCTATTTATGCTGCGGGTCTCTTCAATTCGCTTTTGGGGTTTGAATGGAACTATTTTGGTTGGATGCTTCTGATGCTGCCGATTGTTTTCGCCACTTTAATTTTATTCGGCATCACATTGGTACGTATGTTCCCACCAGAAATATCTATTATTAACGGTAATCTGGGTTATTTCTATGAAGAAAGAAGGAAATTAGGATTTATTTCTTTTTCAGAAATAAAGCTGCTAGTGTTATATCTTATGTTATTTATTTTATGGGTGACAAAGGGCATTACTCACATGTCAATTGCTATGTCAGCAGTCTTAGTTTCAATTTTGCTATTTTTACCGGGTATTAATATACTAGAATGGAAAAGTACAGTAAAAAAAATAGACTGGGGTATACCTTTTATTTTTGCTGCCGGTTTTGCAATTGCAAATACCCTGGAAAGGGGTGGCGTAATCCAATGGATATTTTATGGAAAACGGTATGTAGAAACGTTACCTGTGTCTGGTCTCGTTTTGGTGACAATGTTGGGATTTATCCTTATTCGCATTGGTTTCACCAACTACACTGCAATGGTGGCGGCCTTTTTACCCGTGGCGTTTAAATTAGCTGAAGGTGCTTCCTATAATCCCATCTGGTTTGGAATGGTATGTACCATAGCCAGCAGTATTGGATACTTACTACCCTCCCAAACAGTTGGAGGAATGACAGTTTTCGCACTGGGCTTTTATGATATGAAAGACTTTTTTGTCACGGGGTTTATTTTAACAATAATTATTATGGTTGTTACGTTATTAGCGGCATTTTTCTACTGGCCGTTAATGGGATTAAATGTCTACTAG
- a CDS encoding DUF421 domain-containing protein: MIYLMIAVKSMALYLIGIAIMRLLGKSTIVQMTPYDLLAIIIIGTVVSEPLISENFLPTIFALAILTALHIIFSKLTLASIGKSLFLGEPTLLIQDGRIIEDNLEKTSISVSQLLSILRSKGYPKVSDVDYAVLEPIGELSIVPKVENTPVTVGHLGISIKDSGLPIAVVVDGQVQRKNLELVSKSEQWLKQQLRKKSIKLQDIIYAFVAEKSKELEIFSRQGVHYGTVKTTPPAMIPVKPLKSLYAFFRRIRI, from the coding sequence GTGATATATTTGATGATTGCTGTTAAGTCGATGGCACTTTATTTAATCGGTATCGCTATTATGCGATTACTGGGTAAGTCAACAATCGTACAAATGACACCGTACGACTTATTAGCTATTATTATAATCGGTACAGTGGTATCTGAGCCTTTAATAAGCGAAAATTTTTTGCCGACAATTTTTGCTCTAGCAATACTTACAGCGTTACATATAATTTTTTCCAAATTAACATTAGCCTCTATTGGTAAAAGTCTATTTTTAGGTGAACCCACCTTGCTTATACAGGACGGTAGAATCATTGAAGATAATTTGGAAAAGACCTCTATTTCCGTGAGTCAACTATTATCAATCCTACGCAGTAAAGGATACCCCAAAGTTTCAGACGTTGACTATGCAGTCCTAGAACCAATTGGTGAGCTCAGCATTGTGCCAAAGGTGGAAAATACTCCAGTAACCGTGGGACATCTAGGCATTTCTATAAAAGACTCAGGCTTGCCTATTGCTGTCGTCGTTGACGGTCAAGTGCAGCGAAAGAATTTAGAATTAGTTAGCAAATCGGAACAATGGCTTAAGCAACAACTGAGGAAAAAATCCATCAAGCTCCAAGATATTATCTACGCCTTTGTCGCAGAGAAAAGCAAAGAATTGGAAATATTCTCTCGCCAGGGTGTTCACTATGGAACAGTTAAAACAACCCCGCCCGCAATGATACCGGTGAAACCTCTAAAGTCCTTGTATGCTTTTTTTAGAAGAATACGAATTTGA
- a CDS encoding SpoVR family protein, which translates to MDLTEDEAVEFSKMNSNLVLPSRASINPYHLGLAIFEDIYKRWDKPSAEETLKYGRRPGLGMEKIFQVRETENDGSFLRNYLTEELVEELDLYLYKKVGHEWQVVETDWEEVRDGLINSIMNGGHPYLEVENGDYCGSGDLLINHCYEGQELDLAYLEKTLPHVYLLWGKPVHLKTVIEGKHVKFSYDGKKNSRQLL; encoded by the coding sequence ATGGATTTAACAGAAGACGAAGCAGTAGAATTCTCTAAGATGAACAGCAATCTGGTACTCCCATCACGTGCCTCTATAAACCCATATCATCTCGGCCTGGCCATTTTTGAAGATATTTACAAGCGATGGGATAAACCTTCAGCGGAAGAAACATTAAAATACGGCCGCCGTCCTGGTTTGGGTATGGAAAAAATCTTTCAGGTAAGGGAAACAGAAAACGACGGCTCTTTCCTGCGTAACTACCTTACTGAAGAATTAGTAGAAGAACTAGACCTTTACCTTTACAAAAAAGTAGGTCACGAATGGCAGGTGGTGGAGACTGACTGGGAAGAAGTGAGGGACGGCTTAATAAACAGCATCATGAATGGAGGCCACCCCTACCTCGAAGTGGAAAATGGTGACTATTGCGGTTCAGGTGATCTCTTGATAAACCATTGTTACGAGGGCCAGGAATTAGACCTTGCCTACCTTGAAAAAACCCTTCCCCACGTCTATCTCCTCTGGGGAAAGCCGGTACATCTAAAGACGGTAATAGAAGGAAAGCACGTGAAATTTTCATATGACGGCAAGAAAAACAGCCGCCAGCTGCTCTGA
- a CDS encoding DUF421 domain-containing protein, protein MSEWLVELVRGLIAFFTLLIFARVLGKQQISQLTFFDYVLGITIGSTASSLTTDLTSKAFPHWIGLITWIGSALALQIITLKWRTASKYIDGEPTVVVMNGQIMEDTMARMRYRATDLLEQLRNKGVFDLGQVEFAVLETNGKLSVQKKSQYQPVTPKDLNLPTQYKGLSTELIYDGVVIEQNLRGFNLDRIWLTDQLKKQGINSEEEVFLALIDTGGQLYIDKYSDHVKKLTDVSDYPGAN, encoded by the coding sequence TTGTCTGAATGGTTAGTTGAATTAGTCAGAGGTTTAATTGCATTTTTCACACTTCTCATTTTTGCTCGTGTTCTGGGTAAGCAGCAAATAAGCCAGCTTACATTTTTTGATTACGTTCTTGGGATTACCATTGGATCAACAGCATCGTCTCTTACGACTGACCTGACCAGCAAGGCTTTTCCCCATTGGATCGGGCTTATAACTTGGATTGGGTCTGCTCTTGCTCTTCAGATAATAACCTTAAAATGGCGAACCGCTTCTAAATATATTGACGGGGAACCAACCGTCGTTGTAATGAACGGGCAAATCATGGAAGATACAATGGCACGGATGCGGTATAGAGCGACCGATCTCTTAGAGCAATTGAGAAACAAAGGAGTTTTTGACTTGGGTCAAGTGGAATTTGCGGTGCTGGAGACCAACGGCAAACTCTCCGTACAGAAAAAGTCCCAATACCAGCCGGTTACTCCTAAGGATTTGAATTTACCAACTCAATATAAAGGATTAAGCACGGAACTTATTTACGATGGAGTGGTGATTGAGCAAAACTTGAGAGGCTTTAATTTAGATCGCATTTGGCTAACAGACCAACTTAAGAAACAAGGAATAAATAGCGAAGAAGAAGTTTTTCTCGCTTTAATAGATACGGGCGGGCAGCTTTACATCGACAAATATAGCGACCATGTTAAAAAGCTAACTGATGTTAGTGATTATCCAGGTGCTAATTAG
- a CDS encoding DUF4363 family protein, protein MKKPFNQFQEIDQLIIEIGSDISSEKWSEAKSQTESLEVEWKRIVPKIQFSSERDNITSITRNIARLKGAIDAKDKSGALQEISEAKSNWQDIGK, encoded by the coding sequence ATGAAAAAACCGTTTAACCAGTTTCAAGAAATTGACCAATTAATCATAGAAATTGGTAGCGACATATCATCCGAAAAATGGTCCGAAGCCAAAAGTCAAACTGAAAGTTTAGAAGTGGAATGGAAAAGAATTGTTCCCAAAATACAGTTTAGTTCAGAAAGGGATAATATTACTTCAATTACAAGAAACATTGCAAGATTAAAAGGTGCGATTGACGCCAAAGATAAGAGTGGTGCGCTACAAGAAATCTCTGAAGCGAAAAGCAATTGGCAGGATATCGGGAAGTGA
- a CDS encoding hydantoinase/oxoprolinase family protein produces MPKKAKVLAIDAGGTMTDTFIIDENGEFVVGKAQTTPDDEALGFVNSVKDALKIWDISSDQAFSTMVSGTYSGTAMLNRLLERKGREIGLIVSMGQEDYLRMERGLQTYLGYSYADRLHLATHRHNEPLVPRERIRGVTERIDLFGDVIIPLYEHEAKQVIKELLDEEIDYLCVNLLYSYRNPVHEKRIKEIAAEVFEEVGKSVPLFLSSDLYPVRGDYGRLNTLLVEAYAAEPSRDQLNKVDQASKKLGANYETRVMASHGGTIGIEAKQLARTLVSGPIGGVVGAKYLADKLLSKNVVCTDIGGTSFDLALITNGEYQIKNNPQIARFVLNLPLVQIDSLGAGTGTFIRVNPNSNRIELGPDSAGAKIGVAYEEGGVQIPTVSDCNLILGYLNPDNFLGGEVKLNKEKAYKAIKEQVADKLGLDPYVAAEGVIRLFEDSLKNQVIAMVLGKGYAPVNYTMLSYGGGGPLHTAGYTEGLNFEDVLVPAWAAGFSAFGCACADFEYRYDKTVDLGIAGVAGAEPVKVLGALNVAWAELRDKVKKEFEKSSVDTSAIKYKHYVRMQYQGQLNDLEINCRVGEIETVEQLEQIVADFEESYGKTYARSAKSPELGYLITTAVVKGVVDVEKPMLPEEALTSEQPPAEASKGQRDVYWRGKWVKGDIWDMDLLKPGNKLSGMSIVESPSSTFVIPCGRVAYLDKHRIFHLKTEEKI; encoded by the coding sequence ATGCCCAAAAAAGCAAAAGTTTTAGCTATTGATGCTGGAGGTACAATGACAGATACCTTCATCATTGATGAAAACGGTGAATTTGTAGTGGGTAAGGCGCAGACTACACCTGACGATGAGGCACTCGGTTTTGTGAATTCAGTTAAGGATGCTCTGAAAATTTGGGATATTAGCTCCGACCAGGCATTTTCCACAATGGTCTCCGGGACTTATTCCGGAACAGCTATGCTTAACAGATTACTGGAGAGAAAAGGGCGTGAAATAGGTTTGATTGTTTCAATGGGGCAGGAAGATTATTTACGCATGGAGCGGGGGTTACAGACCTACCTTGGTTATTCGTATGCTGACCGGCTCCATTTGGCAACGCATCGTCATAATGAACCATTGGTTCCGCGTGAAAGAATTCGCGGAGTAACGGAGCGTATTGACTTATTTGGTGATGTGATTATTCCGCTGTATGAGCATGAAGCTAAACAGGTCATCAAAGAACTGTTAGATGAAGAAATTGACTACCTATGTGTTAACCTTCTTTATTCGTACCGTAATCCCGTTCACGAAAAGCGGATAAAAGAAATTGCTGCTGAAGTATTCGAAGAAGTAGGCAAATCCGTACCGCTGTTTCTTTCTTCAGACTTATACCCTGTACGGGGTGATTATGGTAGATTAAACACTTTGTTGGTAGAAGCCTATGCGGCGGAACCGTCTCGCGACCAGCTTAACAAAGTAGACCAGGCAAGTAAAAAATTAGGGGCAAATTATGAGACTCGAGTAATGGCATCTCACGGAGGTACTATTGGAATTGAGGCCAAGCAACTAGCACGGACGCTCGTATCCGGTCCAATCGGGGGTGTAGTGGGGGCCAAGTACTTGGCTGACAAATTGCTCAGCAAAAATGTGGTATGCACCGATATAGGCGGAACCAGTTTTGACCTTGCGCTAATTACCAACGGCGAATATCAGATAAAAAATAACCCTCAAATAGCGAGGTTTGTATTAAATTTACCTTTGGTGCAAATTGATTCCCTCGGTGCAGGTACAGGAACTTTTATTCGCGTAAACCCCAACAGTAATCGGATTGAATTAGGACCCGATAGTGCTGGAGCCAAAATTGGTGTGGCTTATGAGGAGGGCGGGGTTCAAATTCCCACTGTTTCTGATTGTAATTTAATTCTTGGCTATTTGAACCCGGATAACTTCCTTGGTGGAGAAGTAAAGCTAAATAAAGAAAAAGCATACAAAGCCATAAAAGAGCAGGTTGCAGATAAACTTGGTTTAGATCCTTACGTTGCGGCAGAAGGGGTAATTAGACTTTTTGAAGACTCCCTCAAAAATCAAGTAATTGCTATGGTGCTAGGCAAGGGATATGCCCCGGTAAATTACACTATGCTTTCTTATGGTGGAGGTGGACCTCTTCATACAGCCGGATATACTGAGGGATTAAATTTTGAAGATGTTTTGGTTCCGGCTTGGGCAGCAGGTTTTTCTGCGTTTGGCTGTGCCTGCGCTGATTTTGAATATCGTTATGATAAAACGGTTGACCTTGGTATTGCTGGCGTAGCTGGTGCTGAGCCTGTGAAAGTATTGGGGGCTCTCAATGTTGCCTGGGCGGAGTTGAGAGATAAAGTAAAGAAGGAATTTGAGAAGAGTTCAGTGGATACTTCGGCAATAAAATACAAGCATTACGTCAGGATGCAGTATCAAGGACAGCTTAATGACCTTGAGATTAACTGTCGGGTAGGCGAAATAGAAACTGTAGAACAGTTGGAACAAATTGTTGCCGACTTTGAAGAAAGTTATGGTAAGACTTATGCGAGATCGGCCAAATCCCCGGAACTGGGCTATCTTATTACCACTGCTGTGGTGAAAGGGGTAGTTGATGTGGAAAAACCGATGCTGCCTGAGGAGGCCCTAACCTCAGAACAGCCTCCTGCAGAAGCAAGTAAAGGTCAGAGAGATGTCTATTGGCGTGGTAAATGGGTTAAAGGAGATATCTGGGATATGGATTTACTTAAACCTGGGAATAAACTTTCGGGTATGAGTATTGTTGAATCCCCATCTTCCACTTTTGTCATTCCCTGTGGCAGAGTCGCTTATCTTGATAAGCATCGAATTTTTCACTTAAAAACAGAAGAAAAAATATAA
- a CDS encoding MmgE/PrpD family protein, whose protein sequence is MQTKVLVDNILNTRYEDIPVEVIEHAKKSILNWMGVAIGAAYHPSVDMVLELKKDLNSGEQVSVFGRSERVDLLLATLINGMSSHIFDFDDTHLDTINHPSAPVAPVVFALGEWYDVSPKKLLKAFILGVEAELRIGNVVYPSHYDLGWHITSTTGVFGAATAAGILLDLDAEELLNAFGIAGTQASGLREMFGTMTKPFHPGKAAQNGLLGALLAKKGFTSSKQVLEAKRGFASVLATEYDLSRLNENWGKQWELLKNSFKPYACGIVLHPSIDACIKLREYAKPEVVKQIEVNVNPYVLELTGKPTPKTGLEGKFSIYHSATIGFLEGNAGEDQYQDEVVLRPDVVSFRAKIKPRVNSNLREDEAVAKIIFNDGSEKSVTVTHATGSINNPMTQERLNLKFSQLTHKILDEETIERLIKKVMDFENVVTVKEVINLSTVSQ, encoded by the coding sequence ATGCAGACTAAAGTATTAGTTGATAATATATTAAATACTCGATATGAAGATATTCCAGTAGAGGTTATAGAACATGCAAAAAAAAGTATTCTCAACTGGATGGGGGTAGCCATTGGCGCTGCTTATCACCCTTCAGTAGATATGGTGTTAGAATTGAAAAAGGATTTAAACTCGGGTGAACAAGTGTCTGTATTTGGTCGTAGCGAAAGAGTAGATTTACTACTAGCAACATTAATTAATGGAATGTCATCGCATATATTTGATTTTGATGACACACATCTGGACACCATAAATCATCCAAGTGCTCCTGTGGCCCCGGTAGTGTTTGCTTTAGGAGAATGGTACGATGTTAGTCCTAAGAAACTGCTAAAAGCATTTATACTGGGGGTGGAAGCAGAGTTAAGGATCGGTAATGTAGTTTACCCGAGTCACTATGACCTAGGGTGGCATATCACTAGCACAACCGGTGTATTTGGTGCTGCAACTGCTGCGGGCATACTGCTGGATTTAGATGCTGAAGAGCTGCTAAACGCATTCGGTATAGCAGGTACACAGGCAAGTGGTTTAAGAGAAATGTTTGGAACAATGACGAAACCGTTTCATCCTGGTAAAGCAGCTCAGAACGGTTTGTTAGGGGCACTGCTTGCGAAGAAAGGTTTTACGAGCTCTAAACAGGTCTTAGAGGCCAAAAGAGGATTCGCTTCAGTCCTCGCCACCGAATACGATCTTTCCCGTCTTAACGAAAATTGGGGAAAACAGTGGGAACTACTTAAAAATAGTTTTAAGCCATATGCTTGTGGTATTGTATTACATCCTTCTATAGACGCTTGCATTAAACTTAGGGAATATGCAAAGCCGGAAGTTGTCAAACAAATAGAAGTTAATGTTAATCCATATGTATTGGAATTGACCGGTAAACCTACTCCAAAGACAGGATTGGAAGGAAAGTTTAGTATCTATCATTCAGCGACAATTGGTTTTCTAGAAGGTAATGCCGGGGAAGATCAGTATCAGGACGAAGTGGTGTTACGACCAGATGTGGTATCATTCCGCGCCAAGATCAAGCCTCGGGTAAATAGTAACTTAAGAGAAGACGAAGCAGTAGCGAAAATAATCTTTAATGATGGAAGTGAAAAGTCCGTAACGGTGACGCATGCGACTGGAAGTATAAATAACCCAATGACACAAGAACGACTTAATCTAAAATTCAGTCAATTAACACATAAGATTTTAGACGAAGAAACTATAGAACGGCTAATCAAAAAGGTAATGGATTTTGAAAATGTTGTCACAGTTAAAGAGGTAATTAATTTATCTACGGTTAGTCAGTAG
- a CDS encoding GntR family transcriptional regulator, giving the protein MKLEKDIKTDMVFEYLYNGIISGELQFGQMLTEREIVSKLGVSRTPVREALRRLEKFGLVETEPHKGVKVITITKQRVIDLYRFREVLEGLGAKLIAETRDKKVIDKLKVFLDDAEKAIELGDIKELSKINNEFHMEIAKTANNSYLFSAIKTLQSHIHLVMTTTLSNKKRPLENIKEHKLILDAILSWDPEFAEAVMKAHVRKSYKTALKEFGLTEQ; this is encoded by the coding sequence ATGAAATTAGAAAAAGATATAAAAACAGATATGGTATTTGAATATTTATATAACGGTATTATATCAGGGGAATTGCAGTTTGGTCAGATGCTGACTGAAAGGGAGATAGTAAGTAAGCTTGGAGTAAGCAGAACTCCTGTGCGCGAGGCTTTAAGACGTCTTGAAAAGTTTGGTTTGGTGGAAACCGAACCCCACAAAGGGGTAAAAGTAATTACTATAACTAAACAGCGCGTAATAGATCTATATAGATTTAGGGAAGTACTTGAAGGTCTGGGAGCCAAATTAATAGCAGAAACAAGGGATAAAAAAGTGATAGATAAGTTAAAAGTTTTTTTAGACGATGCTGAGAAGGCTATAGAATTGGGTGACATCAAAGAACTCTCTAAGATCAATAACGAGTTTCATATGGAAATAGCTAAAACAGCTAATAATAGTTACTTGTTTAGTGCTATTAAAACATTACAGTCTCACATTCATTTAGTTATGACCACGACGCTTTCAAATAAGAAACGTCCGTTGGAAAATATTAAAGAACATAAATTAATTCTTGATGCAATTTTAAGCTGGGACCCGGAGTTTGCAGAAGCGGTTATGAAGGCGCACGTAAGAAAATCCTATAAAACAGCGTTAAAAGAATTTGGCCTAACGGAACAATAA